A region of Bradysia coprophila strain Holo2 unplaced genomic scaffold, BU_Bcop_v1 contig_373, whole genome shotgun sequence DNA encodes the following proteins:
- the LOC119081964 gene encoding epsilon-sarcoglycan isoform X2 translates to MIGKFLFLVAYQLCTADALNLGRVYVSELFSTKIEPQMFNWTFGRPEQFQYRPSLKGYPDLPSWMRYTYSSEYYAGYLYGTPPLSYAGREVQIEIVGLNKLNYETKCITTQLFVDNKHQSPVNTVQMKIDNLNWVQLMDPGRVENLKNIFRNDLWPESKKDLHIVFMESAIKMGGRIPLRPQQKEGVIIHLGSTSPFSARLIDLQEEVKPLYKITTCSFKRTSVQTIIENAGFKMDWCAFRIVGNSKDLSKAHGSEKSTSLKQDRWEPMAKSEVPERNYIDELAFVIAIPGLILTLLVALLSAVLCFYHDKIDESIKGNNATVQMVQYSPETNQPITTLKSLKEPIDDDHSSLQSQSPNNSYRVDGSPRTNSTLRPRPPPYKPNSTYKNGLTI, encoded by the exons ATGATtgggaaatttctttttctcgttGCATATCAACTATGCACGGCAGATGCATTAAACTTGGGTCGTGTGTATGTATCGGAATTGTTTTCCACGAAAATCGAGCCTCAAATGTTTAATTGGACATTCGGTCGGCCTGAACAATTTCAATATCGTCCGTCGCTAAAAGGCTATCCAGATTTGCCATCTTGGATGAGATATACGTATAGTAGTGAATATTATGCGGGCTATCTGTACGGAACACCACCATTGAGTTACGCAGGACGAGAG GtgcaaattgaaattgttggtttgaataaattgaactATGAGACAAAATGTATTACCACTCAACTGTTTGTCGACAACAAGCATCAGAGTCCAGTGAACACTGTGCAAATGAAAATCGACAACTTAAATTGGGTCCAACTAATGGATCCCGGAAGGGTGGagaatttgaaaaacattttcag aaACGATTTGTGGCCTGAAAGCAAAAAGGATCTTCACATTGTATTCATGGAATCAGCCATTAAAATGGGTGGTAGAATTCCTCTTCGTCCGCAGCAAAAAGAAGG TGTTATCATCCATCTGGGCAGTACATCGCCATTTTCGGCTCGACTAATCGATCTTCAAGAAGAGGTCAAACCACTGTACAAAATCACAACATGTTCGTTCAAGCGAACATCAGTTCAGACAATCATCGAAAATGCTGGCTTTAAAATGGACTGGTGTGCTTTTCGAATTGTCGGCAATAGTAAGGACTTGAGCAAGGCTCATGGCTCGGAAAAGAGTACATCATTGAAGCAGGATCGATGGGAACCGATGGCGAAAAGTGAAGTACCAGAACGTAACTACATTGACGAATTAGCGTTTGTCATTGCTATTCCCGGACTGATATTGACACTTCTGGTCGCACTACTATCTGCCGTTTTATGCTTCTATCATGATAAAAT TGATGAGTCAATCAAAGGAAATAATGCAACGGTTCAGATGGTTCAATATTCACCAGAGACCAACCAACCGATCACTACTTTGAAAAGTCTTAAGGAACCAATTGATGATGACCACAGCAGTCTACAATCTCAAAG
- the LOC119081964 gene encoding alpha-sarcoglycan isoform X1, which produces MIGKFLFLVAYQLCTADALNLGRVYVSELFSTKIEPQMFNWTFGRPEQFQYRPSLKGYPDLPSWMRYTYSSEYYAGYLYGTPPLSYAGREVQIEIVGLNKLNYETKCITTQLFVDNKHQSPVNTVQMKIDNLNWVQLMDPGRVENLKNIFRNDLWPESKKDLHIVFMESAIKMGGRIPLRPQQKEGVIIHLGSTSPFSARLIDLQEEVKPLYKITTCSFKRTSVQTIIENAGFKMDWCAFRIVGNSKDLSKAHGSEKSTSLKQDRWEPMAKSEVPERNYIDELAFVIAIPGLILTLLVALLSAVLCFYHDKIHDEHSETFFRYIFQNCTDNLSDESIKGNNATVQMVQYSPETNQPITTLKSLKEPIDDDHSSLQSQSPNNSYRVDGSPRTNSTLRPRPPPYKPNSTYKNGLTI; this is translated from the exons ATGATtgggaaatttctttttctcgttGCATATCAACTATGCACGGCAGATGCATTAAACTTGGGTCGTGTGTATGTATCGGAATTGTTTTCCACGAAAATCGAGCCTCAAATGTTTAATTGGACATTCGGTCGGCCTGAACAATTTCAATATCGTCCGTCGCTAAAAGGCTATCCAGATTTGCCATCTTGGATGAGATATACGTATAGTAGTGAATATTATGCGGGCTATCTGTACGGAACACCACCATTGAGTTACGCAGGACGAGAG GtgcaaattgaaattgttggtttgaataaattgaactATGAGACAAAATGTATTACCACTCAACTGTTTGTCGACAACAAGCATCAGAGTCCAGTGAACACTGTGCAAATGAAAATCGACAACTTAAATTGGGTCCAACTAATGGATCCCGGAAGGGTGGagaatttgaaaaacattttcag aaACGATTTGTGGCCTGAAAGCAAAAAGGATCTTCACATTGTATTCATGGAATCAGCCATTAAAATGGGTGGTAGAATTCCTCTTCGTCCGCAGCAAAAAGAAGG TGTTATCATCCATCTGGGCAGTACATCGCCATTTTCGGCTCGACTAATCGATCTTCAAGAAGAGGTCAAACCACTGTACAAAATCACAACATGTTCGTTCAAGCGAACATCAGTTCAGACAATCATCGAAAATGCTGGCTTTAAAATGGACTGGTGTGCTTTTCGAATTGTCGGCAATAGTAAGGACTTGAGCAAGGCTCATGGCTCGGAAAAGAGTACATCATTGAAGCAGGATCGATGGGAACCGATGGCGAAAAGTGAAGTACCAGAACGTAACTACATTGACGAATTAGCGTTTGTCATTGCTATTCCCGGACTGATATTGACACTTCTGGTCGCACTACTATCTGCCGTTTTATGCTTCTATCATGATAAAAT acACGATGAACActcagaaacatttttccgATACATATTTCAGAATTGTACAGACAATTTAAG TGATGAGTCAATCAAAGGAAATAATGCAACGGTTCAGATGGTTCAATATTCACCAGAGACCAACCAACCGATCACTACTTTGAAAAGTCTTAAGGAACCAATTGATGATGACCACAGCAGTCTACAATCTCAAAG
- the LOC119081986 gene encoding metallo-beta-lactamase domain-containing protein 1, whose amino-acid sequence MSTKNVVTCLFEGYCVLEAEKNRMLANCTCTLVRTRSGNNILVDTMTPWDRDKLLQALANVNLLPENISHLINTHGHSDHIGNNNLFLQAKHIVGQNVSFKDQYELHDFKDPYVIEDGIEVVATKGHTLGCVSLIVRNGICNGIDGVIGIVGDLFERYDDIDDDTVWMDAGSEDPIAQRHSRCAVADIADYILPGHGAGFVVTECIRSKLRSQFSMD is encoded by the exons ATGAGCACAAAAAACGTTGTGACTTGTTTGTTCGAAGGATATTGTGTTTTGGAAGCTGAAAAGAATCGAATGTTAGCGAACTGCACGTGTACCTTAGTCCGAACTAGAAGTGGCAATAATATTCTTGTCGATACAATGACTCCGTGGGACCGCGATAAACTACTTCAAG CACTAGCAAATGTCAATCTGTTACCGGAGAATATATCACATCTGATTAACACCCATGGCCATTCCGACCATATCGGCAATAATAACCTCTTCCTGCAGGCAAAACATATCGTCGGTCAAAACGTTTCGTTCAAAGATCAATACGAGCTGCATGATTTCAAGGATCCATACGTCATTGAGGACGGTATCGAAGTAGTTGCAACGAAAGGACATACATTGGGATGTGTATCGCTTATTGTGCGGAATGGAATTTGTAATGGAATTGACGGTGTGATTGGAATTGTGGGCGATTTATTTGAACGGTATGATGATATTGACGACGATACAGTTTGGATGGACGCAGGCAGCGAAGATCCGATAGCTCAACGGCATAGTCGCTGTGCTGTTGCAGACATTGCAGATTATATTTTACCTGGTCACGGTGCTGGTTTTGTTGTTACGGAGTGTATTCGATCTAAGTTAAGGTCTCAATTTTCGATGGattaa
- the LOC119081991 gene encoding BLOC-1-related complex subunit 8 homolog gives MMTNSDAELNIKVKKTTEKISENMHIVANEPSLAFYRIQEHVRKVLPMIVDRKAEVANLNQELQGHCYDMEYALKSIKSIENSDATFKNIQESLKNAIFLKQQLKFEEARTRKKDTSSNSVYKRLSAHITLDLPDLPDLSGVVRETTNRVEHMMSQARQSSSYNGSELQRSHTTLH, from the exons ATGATGACTAACAGCGATGCTGAACTCAacataaaagtgaaaaaga CTACGGAAAAAATATCCGAAAACATGCACATTGTAGCCAACGAACCGTCGTTAGCATTTTACCGGATACAGGAACATGTCCGCAAGGTCTTACCGATGATAGTCGACCGAAAAGCGGAAGTGGCAAACTTAAACCAAGAACTACAAGGACACTGTTACGACATGGAATACGCCCTCAAGTCAATCAAATCGATCGAAAATTCGGATGCCACGTTCAAGAACATCCAAGAGTCACTGAAAAATGCCATCTTCCTAAAGCAACAGCTAAAGTTCGAAGAAGCACGGACGCGAAAAAAGGACACAAGTTCGAATTCGGTGTACAAACGACTGTCAGCGCACATTACGCTAGATCTACCGGATCTGCCCGATTTATCCGGTGTGGTCCGAGAGACAACCAATCGTGTCGAGCATATGATGTCGCAGGCTAGGCAATCGTCCAGTTACAACGGATCGGAATTGCAGAGGTCACACACAACGCTGCATTGA
- the LOC119081956 gene encoding transforming growth factor beta activator LRRC32-like yields MNSIICWCFSLTLCILHIVVVRADICDLCSCDGEESETVLRIKCLTETKLGLNVDLENIQWPTINKSVEAHFNDLQFDHLPKLLGSATVKAINLDHNLIETIKSDPFKQCKNLKSLSIANNSIHDLPKDFLKSTHLLRHLNLSHNSLSDIDSGVLSHLTSLRSIDLSYNKLKTLSVGIVDTLDNVEILNLEGNDIIFIQIPERRTLPVLRNLNLASNKLSLVGVATLQYFGNLETLDLSNNSIEVIEADSFTQLTKLKYLDISNNALNHLSLALPDVIEHLTLSSNHLNSWPLVNFPATLIHIEIQNNKLTELFSTKWFSNNLKSLNVSHNFIEFLPYVEYAQLEILDLSFNAFTTVPQNLGAKAPRLDTLILDHNPIEIVDFVDPIYLRKLSLKNMSLLQDVSAAALRNVDGQDDCMEVVISHCEKLSNIDRNAMRHLDLCYLDLSYNNLSSIPELLTNWTRLTEGIDLQGNPFECSCSEQWMLDVILQQLYLNESQQHLLYNLKCNGPEDFKGQRFVKYYKKRAAFCNPNSAMRMASTEDQIQLSSFERSLGNIHLSLTAGPGCIIVIVLSAICMILLVIVAFRWRKQQRERIERQRILQYYDYIEYE; encoded by the exons ATGAATTCGATTATTTGTTGGTGTTTCTCGTTAACTTTGTGTATACTTCACATAGTCGTTGTTCGAGCTGATATTTGTGATCTGTGCTCCTGTGACGGTGAAGAAAGTGAAACAGTTTTGCGTATAAAATGTTTAACGGAAACGAAACTCGGTTTGAACGTAGACTTGGAGAACATTCAATGGCCAACGATAAATAAATCTGTTGAAGCTCACTTCAACGACTTGCAATTCGATCATTTACCAAAGCTATTGGGATCAGCCACGGTTAAAGCCATCAATTTAGATCATAACttaattgaaacaataaaaagtgATCCGTTCAAACAGTGCAAGAATTTGAAATCGTTATCGATAGCAAACAACTCAATACACGATCTACCAAAAG ATTTTCTAAAATCAACACACTTACTGCGTCACCTAAATCTATCGCACAATTCACTATCAGACATTGATAGCGGAGTCTTATCGCATTTAACATCTTTACGTAGTATTGATCTGAGCTATAACAAACTGAAAACATTGTCTGTTGGG ATAGTGGATACGTTGGACAACGTTGAGATACTAAATTTGGAAGGGAATGACATTATCTTCATTCAAATTCCGGAAAGACGGACATTGCCGGTATTAAGAAATCTAAATCTGGCAAGCAATAAACTTTCCCTGGTTGGAGTGGCAACATTGCAGTATTTCGGAAATCT CGAAACACTTGACCTTTCCAACAATTCGATAGAAGTAATCGAAGCAGACTCATTCACACAGCTCaccaaattgaaatatttagaTATCTCCAACAACGCTCTCAACCATCTGTCACTGGCACTTCCAGATGTCATTGAGCATCTTACCTTATCATCGAATCATTTGAATTCCTGGCCACTTGTCAACTTTCCCGCGACACTCATTCATATCGAAATACAGAACAACAAGCTAACGGAACTGTTCAGCACCAAGTGGTTTTCCAACAATTTGAAATCGTTGAACGTTTCGCacaatttcatcgaatttCTACCGTATGTCGAGTACGCCCAGCTGgagattttagatttatcgtTCAATGCATTCACCACCGTGCCACAGAATTTGGGTGCTAAGGCACCAAGGCTTGATACGCTTATTTTGGACCACAATCCCATTGAGATCGTTGATTTTGTGGATCCGAtttatttgagaaaattgtcCTTGAAAAATATGTCCCTGCTGCAGGATGTAAGTGCGGCTGCGTTGAGAAATGTTG ATGGACAGGACGATTGCATGGAAGTTGTGATAAGCCACTGCGAAAAGTTGTCGAATATCGATCGCAACGCAATGAGACATTTAGATCTGTGCTAC CTCGACTTAAGCTACAACAATTTGTCATCGATTCCGGAGCTACTTACTAACTGGACCCGACTAACTGAAGGTATCGATTTGCAAGGTAATCCATTCGAATGTAGCTGCTCTGAGCAGTGGATGTTGGATGTCATACTGCAACAACTGTATTTGAACGAGTCACAGCAGCATTTGCTGTACAATTTAAA GTGCAACGGACCTGAAGACTTCAAAGGTCAACGGTTCGTGAAATACTACAAGAAACGAGCGGCATTCTGCAATCCAAATTCAGCAATGCGAATGGCCTCGACTGAGGACCAGATTCAACTATCTAGCTTCGAGCGGTCATTAGGAAACATCCACTTGAGTCTAACTGCCGGACCGGGATGTATAATCGTTATCGTACTGAGCGCAATCTGTATGATTTTGTTGGTCATCGTTGCCTTTCGATGGAGAAAGCAACAACGAGAACGAATCGAACGGCAAAGGATACTACAGTACTATGATTACATCGAGTATGAATGA